Proteins from one Sphingomonas sp. HF-S4 genomic window:
- a CDS encoding (deoxy)nucleoside triphosphate pyrophosphohydrolase encodes MSIPSSGLLLVVAAALVGPDGRVLVQQRPPGKPMAGLWEFPGGKVEPGEVPEAALARELSEELGVTVAPDALAPIAFASEGLGGRHLLLLLYVARDWEGEAEAHHASALQWVRPAEMRTLAMPPADVPLIDALERLLT; translated from the coding sequence ATGTCGATCCCGAGTTCCGGGCTTTTGCTGGTCGTAGCCGCCGCACTGGTCGGTCCGGACGGGCGCGTGCTCGTCCAGCAGCGCCCGCCGGGCAAGCCGATGGCCGGGCTGTGGGAGTTTCCCGGCGGCAAGGTCGAGCCCGGCGAAGTGCCCGAGGCGGCGCTGGCGCGCGAGCTTTCGGAGGAACTAGGCGTCACCGTGGCGCCCGACGCGCTCGCGCCGATCGCCTTTGCCAGCGAAGGGCTGGGCGGCCGGCACCTGCTGCTGCTCCTCTACGTCGCGCGGGACTGGGAAGGCGAGGCCGAGGCGCATCATGCCAGCGCGCTGCAATGGGTGCGCCCGGCCGAGATGCGCACGCTGGCGATGCCCCCGGCCGACGTGCCGCTGATCGACGCGCTGGAGCGGCTGCTGACTTAG
- a CDS encoding class I SAM-dependent methyltransferase, which translates to MGLLVVGSATLHKPRVSDSENPPEIFPRATRRSRRDRAAPDFVGFAFLREHMLDGLLERLDGVKREFRDVLDLGSFAGDLQLPGARIARLDAGFGFAKAAGGVQADEDRLPFADASFDLVVSVGVLDQVNDVPGALALARRVLRPDGLFLAAFAGAGTLATLRACLREAEADRPAARLHPQIDVRAGGDLLTRAGFALPVADVETLMVRYAGLPNLLRDLRGMAATNLLSNPAPLTRDTLVRASAAFADRAEPDGRTPERFEIVYLTGWAPDASQPQPARRGSATASLADALKPKH; encoded by the coding sequence ATGGGCTTACTTGTCGTCGGCTCCGCCACGCTGCACAAGCCGCGCGTGTCCGACTCCGAAAACCCGCCTGAAATCTTCCCCCGCGCCACCCGCCGCAGCCGGCGCGACCGCGCCGCGCCCGACTTTGTCGGCTTCGCTTTCCTCCGCGAGCATATGCTCGACGGGCTGCTCGAGCGACTGGACGGGGTGAAGCGCGAATTTCGCGACGTGCTCGACCTGGGCAGCTTCGCCGGCGATCTCCAGCTTCCCGGCGCGCGCATTGCCCGGCTCGACGCCGGTTTCGGCTTCGCCAAGGCCGCGGGCGGGGTCCAGGCCGACGAGGATCGCCTGCCCTTCGCCGATGCATCGTTCGACCTGGTGGTGTCGGTCGGCGTGCTCGACCAGGTCAATGACGTGCCCGGCGCGTTGGCGCTGGCGCGGCGGGTGCTGCGCCCCGACGGGCTGTTCCTTGCCGCCTTTGCCGGCGCGGGCACGCTGGCGACGTTGCGCGCGTGCCTGCGCGAAGCCGAGGCCGATCGCCCGGCGGCGCGGCTCCATCCGCAGATCGACGTGCGCGCAGGCGGCGACCTGCTCACCCGCGCGGGCTTCGCGCTGCCGGTCGCCGATGTCGAGACGCTGATGGTGCGCTATGCCGGGCTGCCCAATCTGCTGCGCGACCTGCGCGGGATGGCGGCGACCAATCTGCTCTCCAACCCCGCGCCGCTTACCCGCGACACGCTGGTCCGCGCCTCGGCCGCCTTCGCCGACCGCGCCGAGCCCGACGGCCGCACGCCCGAGCGTTTCGAGATCGTCTACCTGACCGGCTGGGCTCCCGACGCCTCGCAGCCCCAGCCTGCGCGCCGCGGCAGCGCAACGGCTTCGCTGGCAGATGCGCTGAAGCCGAAACACTAA
- a CDS encoding ComF family protein produces MKALASLGRLADLALPPRCPGCGEVTPADHRFCARCWGRLRFLGPPWCAACQLPFDYDRGEDARCAECMADPPPHDGVRAAVAYGEVAREVALKLKYSGRLACAQTMARAMARLMPADAELLVPVPLHRWRIWSRGFNQAALIAAALSRASGVPADAELLRRVKATPVLRGLGPRGRAKAVAGAFALADGARQKLAGKTVILVDDVHTSGATANACARLLKRGGAGKVILLCWARVLEGEAPD; encoded by the coding sequence ATGAAGGCGCTCGCATCCTTGGGCCGGCTCGCCGATCTCGCCTTGCCGCCGCGCTGCCCGGGATGCGGCGAGGTGACGCCCGCCGATCACCGCTTCTGCGCGCGCTGCTGGGGCCGGCTGCGCTTCCTCGGGCCGCCCTGGTGTGCGGCGTGCCAACTGCCCTTCGACTATGATCGCGGCGAGGACGCGCGCTGCGCCGAATGCATGGCCGATCCGCCACCGCACGACGGGGTGCGCGCCGCGGTCGCCTATGGCGAAGTTGCGCGCGAGGTCGCGCTAAAGCTCAAATATTCGGGCCGGCTGGCCTGCGCGCAGACGATGGCACGCGCCATGGCGCGGCTGATGCCTGCGGATGCCGAGTTGCTGGTGCCGGTGCCGCTCCACCGCTGGCGGATCTGGTCGCGCGGGTTCAACCAGGCGGCGCTGATCGCGGCAGCGCTGTCTCGCGCCAGCGGCGTGCCCGCCGATGCCGAACTGCTGCGCCGCGTGAAGGCGACCCCGGTGCTGCGTGGGCTCGGGCCGCGCGGACGCGCCAAGGCCGTCGCCGGTGCCTTCGCCCTGGCGGATGGCGCGAGGCAGAAGCTGGCGGGGAAGACCGTCATCCTGGTCGACGACGTCCATACCAGCGGCGCGACCGCGAACGCGTGCGCGCGCCTGCTCAAGCGCGGTGGGGCGGGCAAAGTGATCCTTCTGTGCTGGGCGCGCGTTCTGGAAGGCGAGGCGCCCGATTGA
- the grxC gene encoding glutaredoxin 3, with the protein MAKIEIYTKAFCPYCHRAKALLDSKQVEYEEIDITMGGPRRPEMIQRSNGRTTVPQVFIDDKHIGGSDDLAALDREGGLDPLLAA; encoded by the coding sequence ATGGCCAAAATCGAAATCTACACCAAGGCGTTCTGCCCCTATTGCCACCGCGCCAAGGCGCTGCTCGATTCGAAGCAGGTCGAGTATGAAGAGATCGACATCACGATGGGCGGTCCGCGCCGTCCCGAGATGATCCAGCGCTCGAACGGCCGTACCACGGTTCCCCAGGTCTTCATCGACGACAAGCATATCGGCGGATCGGACGATCTCGCCGCGCTCGATCGCGAGGGCGGACTGGACCCTTTGCTCGCGGCATGA
- a CDS encoding carbon-nitrogen hydrolase family protein — MKAALLQMTSGIDPAANARTLVEGIEKARTGGAAMLFTPEMSGLLDRDRDRAAGSLVHEDEDRVLASVRDAAAKHGIWVHLGSLAVLREDGRLANRGYVIDDSGAIRARYDKMHLFDVDLPSGESWRESNSYAPGERAVTVATPLGVLGLAICYDLRFPDLFRSLSDAGATILAVPAAFTRPTGAAHWHVLLRARAIEAAAFVIAAAQTGVHEDGRATYGHSLVADPWGELLLDMGEGAGLGFAEIDSARTEAARARVPVLAHRRVIPPVEAL, encoded by the coding sequence ATGAAGGCCGCGTTGCTCCAGATGACCAGCGGGATCGATCCCGCCGCCAATGCGCGCACGCTGGTCGAGGGTATCGAGAAGGCCCGGACGGGCGGGGCGGCGATGCTGTTCACGCCGGAAATGTCCGGGCTGCTCGACCGCGATCGCGATCGCGCGGCGGGGTCGCTGGTGCATGAAGACGAGGATCGCGTGCTGGCGAGCGTGCGCGATGCGGCGGCGAAGCACGGCATCTGGGTCCATCTGGGCAGCCTGGCCGTGCTGCGCGAGGACGGGCGGCTCGCCAATCGCGGCTATGTGATCGACGATAGTGGCGCGATCCGCGCACGCTACGACAAGATGCACCTGTTCGATGTCGATTTGCCGAGTGGCGAGAGTTGGCGCGAATCGAACAGTTACGCGCCGGGCGAGCGCGCGGTGACCGTGGCGACGCCGCTCGGCGTGCTCGGCCTCGCAATCTGCTACGACCTGCGCTTCCCCGACCTGTTCCGGTCGCTGAGCGATGCCGGCGCGACGATCCTCGCGGTGCCTGCGGCGTTCACTCGGCCAACCGGCGCGGCGCACTGGCATGTCCTGCTCCGCGCCCGCGCGATCGAGGCGGCGGCTTTCGTCATCGCGGCGGCGCAGACCGGAGTGCATGAGGACGGCCGCGCGACCTATGGCCATTCGCTGGTCGCCGATCCCTGGGGCGAGTTGCTGCTCGACATGGGCGAGGGGGCCGGCCTCGGCTTTGCCGAGATCGATTCGGCGCGTACCGAAGCGGCCCGTGCCCGCGTGCCAGTGCTGGCGCATCGCCGCGTGATCCCGCCGGTGGAAGCGCTGTGA
- a CDS encoding DUF1178 family protein, with protein sequence MIVFDLRCGGGHVFEAWFGSSAAYEAQRAGGLVACPVCGDGEVTKAIMAPNIGAKGNRAVSAPASPASSAPPEVIKAAMEMIATAQAKMLETSQWVGTGFADKARAMHLGETPPAQIHGQATPEQAQELVDEGVAVAPLLVPVVPPEQCN encoded by the coding sequence GTGATCGTCTTCGATCTTCGCTGCGGCGGCGGCCATGTATTCGAGGCGTGGTTCGGGTCGAGCGCCGCCTATGAGGCGCAGCGTGCCGGGGGGCTGGTCGCCTGCCCGGTGTGCGGCGATGGCGAAGTTACCAAGGCAATAATGGCGCCCAATATCGGCGCGAAAGGCAATCGCGCCGTATCCGCGCCTGCGTCGCCGGCATCCTCTGCACCGCCCGAAGTGATCAAGGCGGCGATGGAAATGATCGCCACGGCGCAGGCGAAGATGCTCGAGACCTCGCAATGGGTCGGCACCGGCTTTGCCGACAAGGCACGCGCGATGCACCTCGGCGAAACGCCGCCCGCGCAAATTCACGGCCAGGCGACGCCCGAGCAGGCGCAGGAGCTGGTCGACGAGGGCGTGGCCGTCGCGCCGCTACTCGTCCCGGTGGTGCCGCCCGAGCAGTGCAATTGA
- a CDS encoding acyl carrier protein: MSDRADILETVTAQIEPFNKKGVALTETTTFAGDLEWDSLTVMDFVAAIEDEFDIIITMNMQAEIENIGQLVDAVQKLKG; this comes from the coding sequence GTGAGCGACCGCGCCGACATCCTCGAGACCGTCACTGCCCAGATCGAGCCCTTCAACAAGAAGGGCGTGGCGCTGACAGAGACCACCACCTTCGCTGGCGACCTCGAATGGGACAGCCTGACCGTGATGGATTTCGTTGCCGCGATCGAAGACGAGTTCGACATCATCATCACGATGAACATGCAGGCCGAGATCGAGAATATCGGCCAGCTCGTCGATGCGGTCCAGAAGCTGAAGGGCTGA